One Symphalangus syndactylus isolate Jambi chromosome 20, NHGRI_mSymSyn1-v2.1_pri, whole genome shotgun sequence DNA segment encodes these proteins:
- the CHD3 gene encoding chromodomain-helicase-DNA-binding protein 3 isoform X2, whose translation MASPLRDEEEEEEEMVVSEEEEEEEEEGDEEEEEVEAADEDDEEDDDEGVLGRGPGHDRGRDRHSPPSCHLFPPPPPPPPPLPPPPPPPPPDKDDIRLLPSALGVKKRKRGPKKQKENKPGKPRKRKKRDSEEEFGSERDDYREKSESGGSEYGTGPGRKRRRKHREKKEKKTKRRKKGEGDGGQKQVEQKSSATLLLTWGLEDVEHVFSEEDYHTLTNYKAFSQFMRPLIAKKNPKIPMSKMMTILGAKWREFSANNPFKGSAAAVAAAAAAAAAAVAEQVSAAVSSATPIAPSGPPALPPPPAADIQPPPIRRAKTKEGKGPGHKRRSKSPRVPDGRKKLRGKKMAPLKIKLGLLGGKRKKGGSYVFQSDEGPEPEAEESDLDSGSVHSASGRPDGPVRTKKLKRGRPGRKKKKVLGCPAVAGEEEVDGYETDHQDYCEVCQQGGEIILCDTCPRAYHLVCLDPELDRAPEGKWSCPHCEKEGVQWEAKEEEEEYEEEGEEEGEKEEEDDHMEYCRVCKDGGELLCCDACISSYHIHCLNPPLPDIPNGEWLCPRCTCPVLKGRVQKILHWRWGEPPVAVPAPQQADGNPDVPPPRPLQGRSEREFFVKWVGLSYWHCSWAKELQLEIFHLVMYRNYQRKNDMDEPPPLDYGSGEDDGKSDKRKVKDPHYAEMEEKYYRFGIKPEWMTVHRIINHSVDKKGNYHYLVKWRDLPYDQSTWEEDEMNIPEYEEHKQSYWRHRELIMGEDPAQPRKYKKKKKELQGDGPPSSPTNDPTVKYETQPRFITATGGTLHMYQLEGLNWLRFSWAQGTDTILADEMGLGKTIQTIVFLYSLYKEGHTKGPFLVSAPLSTIINWEREFQMWAPKFYVVTYTGDKDSRAIIRENEFSFEDNAIKGGKKAFKMKREAQVKFHVLLTSYELITIDQAALGSIRWACLVVDEAHRLKNNQSKFFRVLNGYKIDHKLLLTGTPLQNNLEELFHLLNFLTPERFNNLEGFLEEFADISKEDQIKKLHDLLGPHMLRRLKADVFKNMPAKTELIVRVELSPMQKKYYKYILTRNFEALNSRGGGNQVSLLNIMMDLKKCCNHPYLFPVAAMESPKLPSGAYEGGALIKSSGKLMLLQKMLRKLKEQGHRVLIFSQMTKMLDLLEDFLDYEGYKYERIDGGITGALRQEAIDRFNAPGAQQFCFLLSTRAGGLGINLATADTVIIFDSDWNPHNDIQAFSRAHRIGQANKVMIYRFVTRASVEERITQVAKRKMMLTHLVVRPGLGSKAGSMSKQELDDILKFGTEELFKDENEGENKEEDSSVIHYDNEAIARLLDRNQDATEDTDVQNMNEYLSSFKVAQYVVREEDKIEEIEREIIKQEENVDPDYWEKLLRHHYEQQQEDLARNLGKGKRVRKQVNYNDAAQEDQDNQSEYSVGSEEEDEDFDERPEGRRQSKRQLRNEKDKPLPPLLARVGGNIEVLGFNTRQRKAFLNAVMRWGMPPQDAFTTQWLVRDLRGKTEKEFKAYVSLFMRHLCEPGADGSETFADGVPREGLSRQQVLTRIGVMSLVKKKVQEFEHINGRWSMPELMPDPSADSKRSSRASSPTKTSPTTPEASATNSPCTSKPATPAPSEKGEGIRTPLEKEEAENQEEKPEKNSRIGEKMETEADAPSPALSLGERLEPRKIPLEDEVPGVPGEMEPEPGYRGDREKSATESTPGERGEEKPLDGQEHRERPEGETGDLGKREDVKGDRELRPGPRDEPRSNGRREEKTEKPRFMFNIADGGFTELHTLWQNEERAAISSGKLNEIWHRRHDYWLLAGIVLHGYARWQDIQNDAQFAIINEPFKTEANKGNFLEMKNKFLARRFKLLEQALVIEEQLRRAAYLNLSQEPAHPAMALHARFAEAECLAESHQHLSKESLAGNKPANAVLHKGKGRGGPARGRAHNAASEPAGGVAERHEGGRDPPASHAVPNTPHRSPPSDVRAQHPQPAGQQGHGASPHTGLPPGSLRYTSGVRGGLQRRTRRGPGRRRRQLQPDACRVLHHSRHQRPSSAGEEGEGNGGGIGVRWAGSEGAPSRGGDLYRRLTGSQACPSPRPRPRGRPPAQALGPAASPPPSPPLGPSLG comes from the exons ATGGCTTCCCCTCTGagggacgaggaggaggaggaggaggagatggtggtgtcggaggaggaagaagaggaggaagaagagggcgacgaggaggaggaggaggtggaggcggCCGACGAGGACGATGAGGAGGACGACGACGAGGGAGTACTCGGGCGCGGGCCGGGCCACGACCGGGGCCGCGACCGCCACAGCCCCCCCAGCTGCCACCTcttcccgccgccgccgccgccgccgccaccgctgcccccgccgccgccgcccccgccgccaG ATAAGGATGACATTCGGCTGCTGCCTTCAGCATTGGGTGTGAAGAAGAGAAAACGAGGACCCAAGAAGCAGAAGGAGAACAAGCCAGGAAAACCCCGAAAACGCAAGAAGCGT gacAGTGAGGAGGAATTTGGTTCTGAGCGAGATGACTACCGGGAGAAGTCAGAGAGTGGGGGCAGTGAATATGGAACCGGACCGGGTCGGAAACGAAGAAGGAAGCACcgagaaaaaaaggagaagaagacaaAGCGGCGGAAAAAGGGGGAGGGAGATGGGGGGCAAAAG CAAGTGGAACAGAAGTCATCAGCAACTCTGCTTCTGACCTGGGGCCTGGAGGATGTGGAGCATGTGTTCTCTGAGGAGGATTACCACACACTCACCAACTACAAAGCCTTCAGCCAATTCATGAG GCCCCTAATTGCTAAGAAGAATCCTAAGATCCCAATGTCTAAGATGATGACCATCCTTGGGGCCAAATGGAGAGAGTTCAGCGCCAACAACCCCTTCAAGGGGTCAGCAGCTGCTgtggcggcggcagcggcagcagcagcagcagctgtagCTGAGCAGGTGTCAGCTGCTGTCTCATCGGCCACCCCCATAGCACCCTCCGGACCCCCCGCCCTTCCACCACCCCCTGCTGCTGATATCCAGCCCCCACCCATCCGAAGAGCCAAAACCAAAGAGGGCAAAG GTCCAGGCCATAAGAGGCGGAGTAAGAGCCCCCGAGTGCCTGATGGACGCAAGAAGCTTCGGGGAAAGAAAATGGCACCACTCAAAATAAAACTAGGGCTGCTGGGtggcaagaggaagaaaggaggctCG TATGTTTTTCAGAGCGACGAAGGTCCTGAACCAGAGGCTGAGGAGTCAGACCTGGACAGTGGCAGTGTCCACAGTGCCTCAGGCCGGCCTGATGGCCCTGTCCGCACCAAGAAACTAAAGAGAGGCCGgccaggaaggaagaagaagaagg TCCTGGGCTGTCCTGCAGTGGCCGGGGAGGAGGAGGTTGATGGCTACGAGACGGATCACCAGGATTACTGTGAGGTGTGCCAGCAGGGTGGGGAAATTATTCTGTGTGACACCTGCCCTCGTGCCTACCACCTCGTCTGCCTTGATCCTGAACTTGACCGGGCTCCAGAGGGCAAATGGAGCTGCCCTCACTGT GAGAAGGAGGGGGTCcagtgggaggccaaggaggaagaagaagaatacgaagaggagggagaggaagaaggggagaaggaggaggaggatgatcaCATGGAATACTGCCGCGTATGCAAGGACGGCGGGGAGCTCCTGTGCTGTGACGCGTGCATCTCCTCCTACCACATTCATTGTCTAAACCCTCCCCTGCCTGACATTCCCAATGGTGAATGGCTGTGTCCCCGATGCACA TGCCCCGTGCTGAAGGGTCGAGTGCAGAAGATCCTACATTGGCGGTGGGGGGAGCCACCTGTAGCAGTGCCAGCCCCTCAACAGGCAGATGGAAATCCAGATGTCCCACCCCCCCGTCCTCTTCAAGGCAGATCGGAGCGAGAGTTCTTTGTCAAGTGGGTAGGACTATCCTACTGGCACTGCTCCTGGGCCAAGGAGCTTCAG CTGGAAATCTTCCATTTGGTTATGTATCGAAACTATCAGCGGAAGAATGACATGGATGAGCCCCCACCCCTGGACTATGGCTCCGGCGAGGATGATGGGAAGAGTGACAAGCGTAAAGTGAAAGACCCACACTATGCCGAGATGGAGGAGAAGTACTATCGTTTTGGCATCAAGCCAGAGTGGATGACCGTCCACCGTATCATCAACCACAG TGTGGATAAAAAGGGGAATTACCACTATCTAGTAAAATGGAGGGACTTACCATATGACCAGTCCACGTGggaggaagatgaaatgaatatcCCTGAATATGAAGAACATAAGCAAAGCTACTGGAGACACCG AGAACTAATTATGGGGGAAGACCCTGCCCAGCCCCGCAagtataagaagaagaagaaggagctaCAGGGCGATGGGCCTCCCAGTTCTCCCACTAATGAT CCTACTGTGAAATATGAGACTCAGCCACGGTTTATCACAGCAACTGGAGGCACTCTGCACATGTATCAGCTGGAAGGGCTGAACTGGCTACGCTTCTCCTGGGCCCAGGGCACTGACACCATTCTAGCTGATGAGATGGGGCTGGGCAAGACCATACAAACCATCGTCTTCCTCTACTCACTCTACAAGGAG GGCCACACAAAAGGTCCCTTCCTGGTGAGTGCCCCACTTTCTACCATCATTAACTGGGAGCGGGAGTTCCAGATGTGGGCACCCAAATTCTATGTGGTGACATACACGGGTGACAAGGACAGCCGGGCCATCATTCGTGAGAATGAATTCTCCTTTGAGGACAACGCCATCAAAGGGGGCAAGAAAGCTTTTAAGATGAAG AGGGAGGCACAGGTGAAGTTCCATGTTCTCCTGACATCATATGAGCTGATCACCATTGATCAGGCAGCACTTGGTTCCATCCGCTGGGCCTGTCTTGTGGTAGATGAGGCCCATCGACTCAAGAACAACCAGTCCAAG TTTTTCAGGGTTCTCAATGGTTACAAGATAGATCATAAGTTGCTGCTGACAGGAACCCCATTGCAGAATAATCTGGAGGAGCTCTTCCATCTCCTGAACTTCCTCACCCCAGAGAGATTTAA CAActtggagggcttcctggaggagtttGCTGACATATCCAAAGAGGACCAGATCAAGAAACTGCATGATTTGCTGGGGCCACACATGCTACGGAGACTCAAGGCAGATGTCTTTAAGAACATGCCAGCCAAGACAGAGCTCATCGTTCGGGTGGAGCTAAGCCCCATGCAGAA GAAATACTACAAATACATCCTGACTCGAAATTTTGAGGCCTTGAATTCACGAGGTGGCGGGAACCAGGTGTCGCTGCTTAATATCATGATGGATCTTAAGAAGTGCTGCAACCATCCATACCTTTTTCCCGTGGCTGCTATG GAGTCCCCCAAACTCCCCAGTGGGGCTTATGAGGGTGGGGCACTTATTAAGTCGTCTGGGAAGCTCATGCTGCTCCAGAAGATGCTGCGAAAGCTGAAGGAGCAAGGACACCGAGTGCTTATCTTCTCGCAG ATGACCAAAATGTTAGACTTGCTTGAGGACTTCTTAGACTATGAAGGCTACAAGTATGAGCGCATCGATGGTGGTATCACGGGTGCCCTGAGGCAGGAGGCCATCGATCGGTTTAATG CTCCTGGGGCCCAACAATTCTGCTTCCTCCTGTCCACCCGAGCTGGGGGCCTGGGCATCAATCTGGCCACTGCTGACACTGTCATCATCTTTGATTCGGACTGGAACCCCCATAATGACATCCAG GCCTTTAGCCGGGCGCATCGGATTGGCCAGGCCAACAAAGTGATGATTTACCGGTTTGTGACTCGCGCGTCAGTGGAAGAGCGAATCACACAAGTGGCCAAGAGAAAGATGATGCTGACACACCTGGTGGTGCGGCCTGGGCTGGGCTCCAAGGCAGGCTCCATGTCCAAGCAGGAGCTTGACGACATTCTCAAATTTGGCACTGAAGAGCTGTTCAAGGATGAAAACGAGG GGGAGAACAAGGAGGAGGACAGCAGTGTGATTCATTATGACAATGAGGCCATCGCTCGGCTGTTGGACCGGAACCAGGATGCAACTGAGGACACTGACGTGCAGAACATGAATGAGTATCTCAGCTCCTTCAAGGTGGCACAGTACGTCGTGCGGGAAGAAGACAAG ATTGAGGAAATTGAGCGAGAGATCATCAAGCAGGAGGAGAATGTGGACCCTGACTACTGGGAGAAGCTGCTGAGGCATCACTATGAGCAACAGCAAGAAGACCTAGCCCGGAATCTAGGCAAGGGCAAGCGGGTTCGCAAGCAAGTTAACTACAATGATGCTGCTCAGGAAGACCAAG ACAACCAGTCAGAGTACTCGGTGGGTTcagaggaggaggatgaagactTCGATGAACGTCCTGAAG GGCGTAGACAGTCAAAGAGGCAGCTCCGGAATGAGAAAGATAAGCCACTGCCTCCACTGCTGGCCCGAGTCGGGGGCAACATTGAG GTGCTGGGCTTCAACACCCGTCAGCGGAAGGCTTTCCTCAATGCTGTGATGCGCTGGGGGATGCCACCACAGGATGCCTTCACCACGCAGTGGCTGGTGCGGGACCTGAGGGGCAAGACTGAGAAGGAGTTTAA GGCCTATGTGTCTTTGTTCATGCGCCATCTGTGTGAGCCTGGGGCAGACGGCTCTGAAACCTTTGCCGATGGGGTCCCTCGGGAGGGACTGAGTCGCCAGCAGGTGTTGACCCGCATTGGAGTCATGTCTCTCGTCAAAAAGAAG GTGCAAGAGTTTGAGCACATCAATGGGCGTTGGTCAATGCCGGAACTGATGCCTGACCCCAGCGCCGACTCTAAGCGCTCCTCCAGAGCCTCCTCTCCTACCAAAACATCTCCCACCACTCCTGAGGCTTCTGCTACCAACAGTCCCTGCACCTCTAAACCTG CTACTCCAGCTCCAAGTGAGAAAGGAGAAGGCATAAGGACACCTCTTGAGAAGGAGGAAGCTGAAAACCAGGAGGAAAAGCCAGAGAAGAACAGCAGAATTGGggagaagatggagacagag GCTGATGCCCCGAGCCCAGCCCTATCACTTGGGGAGCGGCTGGAGCCAAGGAAGATTCCTCTAGAGGATGAGGTGCCAGGGGTGCCTGGAGAGATGGAGCCTGAACCTGGGTACCGTGGGGACAGAGAGAAGTCAG CCACAGAGTCGACGCCAGGAGAAAGGGGGGAGGAGAAGCCGTTGGATGGACAGGAACACAGGGAGAGGCCGGAGGGGGAAACAGGGGATTTGGGCAAGAGAG AAGATGTAAAAGGTGACCGGGAGCTTCGACCAGGGCCTCGAGATGAGCCACGGTCCAATGGGCGACGagaggaaaagacagagaagCCCCGGTTCATGTTCAATATCGCAGATGGTGGCTTCACAG AGCTTCACACACTGTGGCAGAATGAGGAACGGGCAGCTATTTCCTCGGGGAAACTCAATGAGATCTGGCACAGAAGACATGACTACTGGCTTCTGGCTGGGATTGTCCT CCATGGCTATGCACGGTGGCAGGACATCCAGAATGATGCTCAATTTGCCATTATCAACGAGCCATTTAAAACTGAAGCCAATAAGGGGAACTTTCTGGAGATGAAAAATAAGTTCCTGGCCCGGAGGTTCAAG CTCCTGGAGCAGGCGCTGGTGATTGAGGAGCAGCTGCGGCGGGCGGCCTACCTGAACCTGTCGCAGGAGCCGGCGCACCCCGCCATGGCCCTCCACGCCCGCTTCGCCGAGGCCGAGTGCCTGGCCGAGAGCCACCAGCACCTCTCCAAGGAGTCGCTGGCGGGGAACAAGCCGGCCAACGCCGTCCTGCACAAGGGTAAGGGCCGCGGCGGCCCCGCGCGGGGGAGGGCCCACAACGCTGC TTCTGAACCAGCTGGAGGAGTTGCTGAGCGACATGAAGGCGGACGTGACCCGCCTGCCAGCCACGCTGTCCCGAATACCCCCCATCGCAGCCCGCCTTCAGATGTCCGAGCGCAGCATCCTCAGCCGGCTGGCCAGCAAGGGCACGGAGCCTCACCCCACACCG GCCTTCCCCCCGGGTCCCTACGCTACACCTCCGGGGTACGGGGCGGCCTTCAGCGCCGCACCCGCAGGGGCCCTGGCCGCCGCAGGCGCCAATTACAGCCAGATGCCTGCAGGGTCCTTCATCACAG CCGCCACCAACGGCCCTCCAGTGCTggtgaagaaggagaaggaaatggtGGGGGCATTGGTGTCAGATGGGCTGGATCGGAAGGAGCCCCGAGCCGGGGAGGTGATCTGTATAGACGACTGACTGGATCCCAGGCCTGCCCTTCACCCAGGCCCCGTCCACGAGGCCGACCCCCAGCTCAAGCGCTGGGGCCTGCTGCCAGCCCTCCACCTTCCCCACCCCTTGGGCCATCACTGGGCTAG